From Vitis vinifera cultivar Pinot Noir 40024 chromosome 5, ASM3070453v1, the proteins below share one genomic window:
- the LOC100264463 gene encoding uncharacterized protein LOC100264463: protein MASFMVISSASVADPCPALMAVPFTKASPLPSGMMRISQTPRIVFRATGLRLKSSSIAAVNASRTYKQCMPVCLFGGKGQSEGDSEASPWKALEKAMGNFKKESSVEDVLRKQIEKQEYFDDGGSGGNPPSGGGGDSGGSEDEGLSGIMDEAVQVFLATVAFILLYIYLLDGEEMVRLARDYIKYLFGGQKSIRLQRAMSNWRRFLKRFSTKKEVQKDWLEQAIISTPTWWDDPAKYRRLRRSYLASSSSSSSSSSYDASSPYDASSPYDDDDASSPYDA from the exons ATGGCTTCCTTCATGGTCATCTCATCTGCTTCAGTTGCAGACCCTTGTCCAGCTCTCATGGCTGTACCATTCACAAAGGCCTCTCCTTTGCCTTCTGGGATGATGCGCATATCTCAAACACCCAGAATTGTTTTCAGGGCAACTGGGTTGAGACTCAAGAGTAGCAGTATTGCTGCTGTGAATGCGTCAAGGACATACAAGCAATGCATGCCCGTTTGCTTGTTTGGTGGGAAAGGACAGTCTGAGGGTGACAGTGAG GCTTCTCCATGGAAAGCTCTTGAGAAAGCCATGGGAAATTTTAAGAAGGAATCATCAGTGGAGGATGTGTTACGGAAACAAATTGAGAAACAAGAATACTTTGATGATGGAGGCAGTGGGGGAAATCCTCCAAGTGGTGGTGGAGGCGATTCTGGTGGATCAGAGGATGAAGGCCTTTCTGGGATTATGGATGAAGCAGTGCAAGTGTTCTTAGCAACTGTTGCCTTTATATTGCTG TATATATACCTCCTTGATGGTGAGGAGATGGTTCGGCTGGCAAGGGACTACATCAAATATCTTTTTGGAGGACAGAAGAGTATTCGGTTACAGCGTGCAATGTCTAACTGGAGACGATTCTTAAAGAGGTTCTCTACAAAGAAGGAGGTGCAGAAGGATTGGCTGGAACAGGCAATCATCAGTACCCCAACTTGGTGGGATGACCCTGCAAAATACAGGCGCCTTAGAAGGTCTTATCTtgcatcatcatcctcatcatcctcatcatcatccTATGATGCATCATCACCCTATGATGCATCATCGCcctatgatgatgatgatgcatCATCACCCTATGATGCATAA